The Helicoverpa armigera isolate CAAS_96S chromosome 7, ASM3070526v1, whole genome shotgun sequence genomic sequence GTGACCGCACTTATGTTTAGGTTTATAATACATTGTGTATTAAATCTTACCTGTGAAGTACctgtaaattgtaaatttaatGTTACTGTCAGTGGCAACCGTAGTGTGCATCGCAGTGAACTGAACATAATTGCACGAGTCGGTTTAGGTGTTGTATGCTGTTTTTGAGTATTGGTGTCTATCTCAACGGACTAGTAGCGGTGGATTATTGAATTGAAGGTTACATGTATCGGTTTACATAATAACGCCAGTAATGTACTGCCAAAGTAATTCACTAAGTGTGAAATCAATTCACAATCCGTTCTGTGAACGACGCGTTTTTTAAAACAGCTTCCGAAAAACAAGGATTTTAGATAAAGAAtaagattaattaaaagtttagaTAATTAATTCAGTTGTAAATTTAAGTTAGCAGGTAAAACgcacatttttatatttcataggCATTATTACTTAACCATTTGAACATTCCTTTGACATTTTGGTTACGGTTTGCAGTGTGGACGAGtaaaggtgcgttttgaaagctagctgccgactgGAACTGCCGACGTCACGTGCCGTGACTGAATTAAATCGGCCGCAGCTTCACAACTGGTTCTTCAGATATAAACCGTTCATGCCGTCGCTGCAAGCgttcggcagttgcagtcggcagccaTAGCATTGATAACGCACCTTACCTTCCTTGAGTGTTGGATGGAGTTTGCGTTGACATTATTCACAACTGAATATAATGTGACAGTATTGTTTTACGCTTTCGAACTCCAGCCGGCGCTCTGGGTAGACccgttatttaaaataattgttcacATTGTAACACTAATTTTAAGAATttggaatttaattaaagttcaaAGTTGACAAATAAGGTGATAGTTCATATTGACATAACTTTTTTGTgctattttttgtgtaattctatggacaactttatttttcttatatcctgtttttctaatttattttcttatattgtgATAGTAACAGACCTCGAATGTAAGATAACCCTTGTGGAAACGAATCTTCATTTATATTGTCAAGTAAGTTAACATTTTGTGTTCTTACtatgataaatattattgtattaaagtTGTGACTAACTCTTTCAGATTGTCTCTtacaatacttaaataataattttgattcaaAGTACATTTAGTATTAGATTTAAAGTAGCGTGTACAGTTTACACTTTACTTCTCTCAACTGTGGAGTTAGTGTTTGTAAAACATTTCTGGCAATAAAATAGTCCAATCATaagattgtttttgttatacccatattataaacatacctacctaacatTCGCTTTATCAACGTCAAAATACTATCAAAACTAGATAGGTACGTAAATGTGAAATATTGACCTGTTTGGTTGCATACCCACTCTTggtaatacctacatttaatttttttgcattattttgcATTGGCACTAATACATGCCTAGGAATTGTTAAATACCTTGAGAGCGATTTAGTACTAAGGTACTTTTACAGACACGCTTCTCTGTAACTTTCAATACAattgttaggtacctacagattAGTCTAGCCTTCctagtgtacctacctacttcaagGATAATTCTATAAAGGGCTATAGTGTATATAAACGTCTGCTCTGACGTAATCAGACTTGTGCTATTAGTCGGATGAGACAACCTAATGACTAGTTCTACATAATATCTAGAATATAGAATCCTGTATTTGTGCCACATGGCCCACTATGTAATTAGGTACACGCCAAGAAGAAATACCACAACAAACATTACTCGGGTTGTACGCGAACCTAGTCtttttttggtttaaattaTGTTAAGAGCGTACCTATAAAGTTATGTtattaagaattaatttaagATTTCACAAAATTGTGCaagaaaaagataaatatttgttatttttagctGATATAAGGATATCTTAAGTTTTGATATCTGAAAACAAAGTAATTCTGTGATATTGTAATGTATATGCCTACTTATATTAATTATGTTGTCTGTTTATGGTCTTGGACAAACATTTATAAGTGATGACCAATACATCGATAGGACGAGCCGATTCAAGGACAGACATTGCCGTGGAAACTATATGGTACACAGAGTTAGTGGGTAAACCACCCCAGTCGCTGCTCAGATAGCTAGACGGTCAGTGGATTGAGCGGCAATAACGATGCGCGATATAAAATAGTGATAGAGAAAATGTCTACAGTTACTGTGTTGctcttatttaatttagttcataTAGCTTTTGGGCAAACCActcaaaatattaatgtttgtaaGTAAATGCAAATACatgcaaaaaaatacttgaaggcatttctttgtttttaatgttctgTCGGCTCCATAGATTCTGTTGTGCCGTATGGCCTCCAATTCTTATTTTCAATTTCTCAGTATGACTCACTGTTAAcgaagattttttaaaaagatttttaaatagacATCTTATTCATACAATGCGTGGTGTTTTCCTACAGTACTGATCAACGAGGAGAGTAATGCTTTGGCTGAGAAGGCATTTGAAGTGGCTAAGGAATATGTGAGACGAAACCCAAGCTTAGGTCTTGCTGTGGATCCTGTTATTGTAGTGGGAAACAGAACAGATGCAAAATCATTTTTGGAGAATGGTAGGAATGTTTTTTTGGCCTAGATCTTAGGCTTAGTTACCAGTCAATTTATGTAAACCTagctttgtaaatattgtttgtttgtgttcgTACCTAGCTGCAGTCGAGCAGGATTAATGGAGTGTCAATTGCGTTAAAAATGTATGCATCACGTTGTTTATTTTGGAGATACAACTTGAATGAAATTCTGAAGAACGTGATAAACGGTCATAATGCCAAATATAATGTTTGATTCAAACATTTTTAGTTTGCAGAAAATATAATGACATGCTCCTGGCGAAGAAGACTCCACACGTCGTTCTCGACTTCACAATGACCGGCGTGGGCTCCGAGACCATTAAATCCTTTACAGAGGCTTTGGGCTTACCCACCATATCGGGATCtttcggacaagtcggtgaccTGAGGCAATGGAGGACCCTGAACGCTAATCAAACAAGGTTCTTACTGCAAGTCATGCCCCCAGCTGATATTCTTCCAGAAGCGATAAGAGCTGTCGTCACTAAACAAGATATTACAAACGCCGCTATTATTTTCGACGAATTCTTTGGTAGGTTCAATCATAAACATTAACAAACGTTCGCAGTTTTATCGTATCAATCAATAATGACATGTTTTCGACGTCAAGCGTGAAATTCGAACTAATATAGCGTTTATGTGAAGGCTTTCAAGGCCCCACTTTGAAACTGTTTAGATAGCGCCCGCATAACTTTATCcgttaattaaatttattgttaGTTACCAAGTCATTTTAACTGTTCTTGATGATAAAATCTGTTTGTTTACAGTTATGGACCACAAATACAAATCTCTGCTTCAAAACATACCGACACGGCACGTGATCACGCCAGTAAAGAGTTTTGAAGCTAACGAAATTAAAACACAGCTCGAAAGTCTCCGCAATTTGGATATTGTGAATTTCTTTATCGTTGGCAGTTTAAGAACTATAAAGAATGTTCTAGACGCCGCAGATAAGAACCAATATTTTGGGAGGAAAACTGCGTGGTTTGCTCTGTCATTGGAGAAGGGCGACATTAGCTGCGGTTGTAAAAATGCCACCATCGTGCACATGCGGCCGACGCCAGACGCGAATAGCAGAGACCGATTGGGAAAGATTAAGACCACATACAGTATGAACGGCGAGCCAGAAATCACATCCGCCTTCTATTTCGACCTGTCTTTGAGAACGTTTTTAAGTATCAAGTAATGACCTCTACTATTCCTGTTCTAGTGTTCTAGTTTCTACTTTAGTTCACCACGTGCAACGTGGTTTGTCTAAATATATCCTGGCTTATTCCATGAGAGTTCATGCTTATGAATTTCCAGATCACTACTGGACTCTGGCAAGTGGCCAAACGACATGAAATATATTACATGCGACGACTACGACGGCAAGAATACACCAAACAGGACCTTGGATCTCAAAACGGCGTTCCAAGAGGTACGTTGACACATTTAGGCAGGAACATTTTTTGTATATCTAATTATCTAGACCGAACGTTTACTACCGGTTACGTGTCATTGGTTTTTTCAACAGATAAAAGAGACGCCAACATACGCTCCGTTTTTTATTCCACAAGATGACCCGATGAACGGCAGGAGCTATATGGAATTTAGCACTGATTTGCTAGCGATCACGGTCAAAGACGGCGCTTCTATTAGCAGCCACTCGCTGGGATCCTGGAAAGCTGGCCTCTCGTCTAACCTAACCTTGACTGACCCTAATAACATGAGTAATTACTCCGCGCAGCTAGTGTACAGAATCGTCACAGTCGAGGTGGGTAAATGAACTCTCCTATTGTTTAAAATTCGGTTGGCAACTTGATAAAAATTCGTCAGTTTACTTAACATCAAACTGTTCAAACAACAGTGTCATTCTCGTCTGGAATTTTGATAATAAACGCACGATTTTGTTGAAGCTTtagaaaatctatttttcttttagcAAAAGCCGTTTATTATACGAGACGACAAAGCCCCTAAAGGCTTCAAAGGTTATTGTATCGACCTCATCGAGGAGATTCGGCAAATCGTTAAATTCGATTATGAAATAATACTAGCGCCCGACGGCAATTTCGGTACAATGGATGAGAATGGGAACTGGAACGGAATTATCAAAGAGCTCGTTGATAAGAAAGCGGATATAGGCCTAGCTTCGCTGTCCGTTATGGCTGAAAGAGAAAATGTCGTCGACTTCACGGTACCGTACTACGATTTAGTCGGAATAACAATAATGATGAAACTGCCAAGAACACCGACGTCCCTATTTAAATTCCTAACTGTTCTGGAAAATGACGTTTGGCTTTCGATATTGGCTGCATACTTCTTTACCAGGTAATCCAATGACATCATTCGCTTAGCTGTGGGCTTAAAAACCTGTCCTTTATGACGCTGAACTGCTCCAACTCATGATACAATTTCCGAATTCTTCGCGGGTGACCTTATTTTGTATCCCTCTCAACTTTTGCATACAAGAGAGAGACCATGCGATTTTAGTTCAAAACCTGTATTTTATCATAGCGGTTATAAGCGTTCTGGCGTGCGTAATCTGAAAACGGGCGCTCATCCGtgacattttgacatttattaCGATACATAACGCGATCGATGGGGCAGTGCCCACCTGCTTCCATTATTTCTTATCTGATTTTATGGAACGAGGTCAAACGATGGGCCTAACACCTCATGTCGGTACGTCGgagtaactatttatttatgaatatggCTGTTGCACGTGCCAAGGGAATCCTTATTAATTAGACCTTTGCTCTAGTACCCGCCGTAGTAAGTAGTAACATTGAGGATTTACGCAGTGTTCTGGAACGTTCTTACGAACATACAGTGTTACATTAACGTctacaagtatttttataacaattgtaGTAAGGACTGGATGCTTGTTAATAATGTGACGCTACATAAGTactcaattaattaatattatataatgcaGTTGCAATCAAGGTCTTTGTTTATAAAGGGTCAGTTAGTTTGTAAATCATGCATATCATCCAAACCTTGCTAACGTTGTTGCTAGAACTCACATACTAGGTATTAGGTATTTACTTGatagcatttgttttatttttgtcactgGTCACCcataatttaatatcaaaacttcataataaataatgacgAAATACGAAGGCATAACAACTCATGATTCTTGTAtcgttgtaaaataaatatttttattaagtttctgTTTTTGCTTAAGGAAACAAACAgtccaaaaataattacatttcagAAGAGCAACGTTCTTTTTTTGTTGGTGGATATGCGTCGAAAAATTAGTCACAGGTTTATTGAAAAGACTGAAGTAAAATGAGTTCGCGTAGCAACAAGTTATCCCCAAAATATAGCCATTCAATTTTCGACTCTAAAAGCTGTTGATTTAGAGCTGAAAATTGGAATAGCATTTTGAAATGACTGGGTACTTATATGTATCGCTGAAACATTTTGGACCTAATGAATAGCATTACTGTGATATTCAGAATATAAATGTGCTCCAACTTATTGAAAAACGAAACGAATTTGGcaaacgtttaaaataaatgaagaaaaaaagcGAATTGTAAAGTTTTGTGCGTTTGTCACAGAATATAGAATTGCAAATACTAATGAGTTCACTAAAGAGTCTTTATGTTCCGCtgcattttttaaacaaattttcattttgaatttggaacaaaGATTTtaacgtttttgttttttaataatacaggCTACTAAAATAAAGTAGATATGCATGTAAAGAGGTATTGTAACAACTACAGAACgcgaaacaataatattattagtgcGGTCACACTGAGCCATAACGAATGATTAAATAATCGGAGTTCAACGAGGAAAAGTTGACCTAAATCTTTTCTATTTATGTCCTCACGCATGATTTCATACGAACTTAACGGGACTGAAAACCGCACACAAACATaaacacataatattttataggaaTGTGTTTGAATTTGACATAAATAGGATAACTTGCTGGCTAGCGGATGTATAAAGCGATTCACAGTCACGTTTTGTTTAGGATGCAGACCATTTTTCTATTTCAACACAGGCGGGAATCATGAgtctttgtattttatttcaaagttcctggaaaatatttatttattgaagtccGCAGCTTCGGCAATCGGATATTTATGCATCTTCTAAtagttttatattcaaaacattGAAGGCCAGTTTCGTTCCAGTTTTTTGATGTGGGTTTTCGACAAGTGGAGTCCATACAGTTATCAAAATAACCGAGAGAAATACAAAGAGGACGAGGAAAAGAGGGAGTTCACTTTGAAGGAGTGTCTATGGTTCTGTATGACGTCACTAACCCCTCAGGGAGGCGGCGAGGCGCCGAAAAACTTGTCTGGACGACTGTTGGCGGCCACTTG encodes the following:
- the LOC110373123 gene encoding ionotropic receptor 25a isoform X2, yielding MLLAKKTPHVVLDFTMTGVGSETIKSFTEALGLPTISGSFGQVGDLRQWRTLNANQTRFLLQVMPPADILPEAIRAVVTKQDITNAAIIFDEFFVMDHKYKSLLQNIPTRHVITPVKSFEANEIKTQLESLRNLDIVNFFIVGSLRTIKNVLDAADKNQYFGRKTAWFALSLEKGDISCGCKNATIVHMRPTPDANSRDRLGKIKTTYSMNGEPEITSAFYFDLSLRTFLSIKSLLDSGKWPNDMKYITCDDYDGKNTPNRTLDLKTAFQEIKETPTYAPFFIPQDDPMNGRSYMEFSTDLLAITVKDGASISSHSLGSWKAGLSSNLTLTDPNNMSNYSAQLVYRIVTVEQKPFIIRDDKAPKGFKGYCIDLIEEIRQIVKFDYEIILAPDGNFGTMDENGNWNGIIKELVDKKADIGLASLSVMAERENVVDFTVPYYDLVGITIMMKLPRTPTSLFKFLTVLENDVWLSILAAYFFTSFLMWVFDKWSPYSYQNNREKYKEDEEKREFTLKECLWFCMTSLTPQGGGEAPKNLSGRLLAATWWLFGFIIIASYTANLAAFLTVSRLDTPIESLDDLSKQYKIQYAPLNGSAAMTYFQRMANIEEKFYEIWKEMSLNDSLKEVERAKLAVWDYPVSDKYSKMWQAMEEAVLPNTIEEAIQRVRDSKSSSEGFAWLGDATDVKYHVMTSCDLQSVGDEFSRKPYAIAVQQGSPLKDQFNNAILQLLNKRKLEKLKEIWWNNNPETMKCEKQDDQSDGISIQNIGGVFIVIFMGIGLACVTLGVEYWWYKWRKRPVVGDVTQVEPAKLTRNNVDKQGEGFTFRGRNLGLTFKPKF
- the LOC110373123 gene encoding ionotropic receptor 25a isoform X1; the encoded protein is MSTVTVLLLFNLVHIAFGQTTQNINVLLINEESNALAEKAFEVAKEYVRRNPSLGLAVDPVIVVGNRTDAKSFLENVCRKYNDMLLAKKTPHVVLDFTMTGVGSETIKSFTEALGLPTISGSFGQVGDLRQWRTLNANQTRFLLQVMPPADILPEAIRAVVTKQDITNAAIIFDEFFVMDHKYKSLLQNIPTRHVITPVKSFEANEIKTQLESLRNLDIVNFFIVGSLRTIKNVLDAADKNQYFGRKTAWFALSLEKGDISCGCKNATIVHMRPTPDANSRDRLGKIKTTYSMNGEPEITSAFYFDLSLRTFLSIKSLLDSGKWPNDMKYITCDDYDGKNTPNRTLDLKTAFQEIKETPTYAPFFIPQDDPMNGRSYMEFSTDLLAITVKDGASISSHSLGSWKAGLSSNLTLTDPNNMSNYSAQLVYRIVTVEQKPFIIRDDKAPKGFKGYCIDLIEEIRQIVKFDYEIILAPDGNFGTMDENGNWNGIIKELVDKKADIGLASLSVMAERENVVDFTVPYYDLVGITIMMKLPRTPTSLFKFLTVLENDVWLSILAAYFFTSFLMWVFDKWSPYSYQNNREKYKEDEEKREFTLKECLWFCMTSLTPQGGGEAPKNLSGRLLAATWWLFGFIIIASYTANLAAFLTVSRLDTPIESLDDLSKQYKIQYAPLNGSAAMTYFQRMANIEEKFYEIWKEMSLNDSLKEVERAKLAVWDYPVSDKYSKMWQAMEEAVLPNTIEEAIQRVRDSKSSSEGFAWLGDATDVKYHVMTSCDLQSVGDEFSRKPYAIAVQQGSPLKDQFNNAILQLLNKRKLEKLKEIWWNNNPETMKCEKQDDQSDGISIQNIGGVFIVIFMGIGLACVTLGVEYWWYKWRKRPVVGDVTQVEPAKLTRNNVDKQGEGFTFRGRNLGLTFKPKF
- the LOC110373123 gene encoding ionotropic receptor 25a isoform X3, with amino-acid sequence MSTVTVLLLFNLVHIAFGQTTQNINVLLINEESNALAEKAFEVAKEYVRRNPSLGLAVDPVIVVGNRTDAKSFLENVCRKYNDMLLAKKTPHVVLDFTMTGVGSETIKSFTEALGLPTISGSFGQVGDLRQWRTLNANQTRFLLQVMPPADILPEAIRAVVTKQDITNAAIIFDEFFVMDHKYKSLLQNIPTRHVITPVKSFEANEIKTQLESLRNLDIVNFFIVGSLRTIKNVLDAADKNQYFGRKTAWFALSLEKGDISCGCKNATIVHMRPTPDANSRDRLGKIKTTYSMNGEPEITSAFYFDLSLRTFLSIKSLLDSGKWPNDMKYITCDDYDGKNTPNRTLDLKTAFQEIKETPTYAPFFIPQDDPMNGRSYMEFSTDLLAITVKDGASISSHSLGSWKAGLSSNLTLTDPNNMSNYSAQLVYRIVTVEQKPFIIRDDKAPKGFKGYCIDLIEEIRQIVKFDYEIILAPDGNFGTMDENGNWNGIIKELVDKKADIGLASLSVMAERENVVDFTVPYYDLVGITIMMKLPRTPTSLFKFLTVLENDVWLSILAAYFFTSFLMWVFDKWSPYSYQNNREKYKEDEEKREFTLKECLWFCMTSLTPQGGGEAPKNLSGRLLAATWWLFGFIIIASYTANLAAFLTVSRLDTPIESLDDLSKQYKIQYAPLNGSAAMTYFQRMANIEEKFYEILQLLNKRKLEKLKEIWWNNNPETMKCEKQDDQSDGISIQNIGGVFIVIFMGIGLACVTLGVEYWWYKWRKRPVVGDVTQVEPAKLTRNNVDKQGEGFTFRGRNLGLTFKPKF